AATGTCGGTTCATCCATGAAGGGATCCATGTTGGCGGTATCCGGATCGGGGATTAGCAACATATCGGATGCTTGGATGCCTTTCCAGCCGCCTATCGATGAGCCGTCAAAAGGATGGCCATCTTCAAATTTATCCGCATCGAAGGTATGCGCAGGTACGGTAACATGATGTTCTTTACCATTGGTATCGGTAAAGCGTAAATCAACAAATTTAACTTCATTGTCTTGAATCAATTTCAAAACATCATTTACCACCATTTTTTCTCTCCAGACTAGCGTGACAAATTGTATAAATAAAGCTGCAATTAGATAGAATTATACCAGCACAATAACGCGAATGATTTGAAACGATGCAAACGATTGCGGACTGACCCAGCAGAAACTTCCAAGTGTCAGGGTGTGCATTCTACTGTACTATCGCCAGTCAAGTCTTTACGATTCGCACCATAGCAAGACGGAGCGATCGCTTGAATGTGTTGCTTATTCCCCTGAAATCAGAAAAATAGCGTTTCTTACCGAAGAAAATCAAGACCATGTAGTAGCCACATCCGGAATGTCCAACGCACTCACTATACTCAAGGAAGTTTTTGGTTATCCCGCCTTTCGCGGACAACAGGCTGAGGTCATCGAACACCTCGCCAGCGGTGGCGATTGCCTGGTTTTGATGCCGACCGGCGGCGGTAAATCGCTGTGTTATCAAATTCCGGCGTTGTTGCGCGATGGTGTTGCCATCGTCGTGTCCCCGTTGATTGCCTTGATGCAGAATCAAGTCGCGTCGCTGCATGAATTAGGGGTGCGCGCGGCGGTGCTGAATTCCTCGTTATCGCAGCAAGCCGCGGCGGAAGTTGAACAGAAGCTTCTGGCGGGTGAATACGATTTACTGTATGTCGCGCCGGAGCGGCTGTTGACAGCGCGGTTCCTCAATCTGATCGCACGTATTCCGGTTGCGCTGTTTGCCATTGACGAAGCGCATTGCGTGTCGCAATGGGGGCATGATTTCCGTCCGGAATACATACAGTTATCGGTACTGCACGAACGTTTTCCGGATGTGCCGCGTATCGCGCTGACGGCAACGGCCGATATGGACACCCGCAAGGAGATCATTGAGCGGCTCGGATTGGACGAAGCCAGGATTTTTGTTTCCAGTTTCGACCGCCCGAATATCCGCTATCAAATTATCGATAAAACCAACAGCCGGGCGCAATTACTGACATTCCTGCGAACGGAACACCCCGGCGACGCCGGTATTGTGTATTGCCTGTCGCGCAAAAAAGCCGAGGAAACCGCGGCATGGTTGACCGCCCAGGGTTTGCGCGCGGTCGCCTACCACGCCGGCATGAGCATGCAGGAGCGCAGTCTGAATCAGGAAAGATTTCTGCGCGAGGAAGGTATTGTGATGGTTGCCACCATAGCTTTTGGCATGGGAATTGATAAGCCGGACGTACGGTTTGTCGCGCATCTGGATTTACCCAAAAGCATTGAAGGTTATTACCAGGAAACCGGCCGCGCCGGACGCGACGGACAAGCGGCCAATGCCTGGATGGTGTACGGTCTTGGCGATGTCATTCAGCAGCGGCGCATGATCGAAGAATCGGACGCGCAGCTCAAATTCAAACAAGTTGCCGCCCGCAAACTGGAAGCCATGCTATCACTGTGCGAAACAACCACCTGCCGACGCTTGCGCATGCTGAGTTATTTCGGTGAAACCACCGATGATATGACGGCGTGCGGCAATTGCGATGTTTGTTTGAATCCGCCGCAAGTTTGGGATGCGACGGTGGAGGTGCAAAAGGCATTATCCTGTGTTTACCGCGCCGGGCAAAATTTCGGCACGGGTCATTTGATCGATATTTTGCGCGGTAATCTGACCGAACGTGTCAAAGAATGGCATCACGACCGGTTGACTACATTCGGCATCGGTAAAGAATTACCGGAAAAAACCTGGCGCGCGGTATTCCGTCAGATCATCGCACTGGGCCTGCTATCGGCTGACAGTGTAAGTCATGGCGCATTGCACCTGACCGAAGCAAGCCGCGCCGTGTTGAAGGGGCAGCAAGCCGTACAGCTGCGACTGCAAACCCAAGCGGGACGGGCATTTGAAAAACGGCAAAGCGGTGATTTGATGTTGCTGGATGCAACCGAACGATATCTTTGGGAGCAATTACGTGCATGGCGCGCAAAAATGGCTAAAGAACATGGTGTACCGGCGTATGTTATTTTTCACGATGCGACCTTGCGCGAACTGGCGCGGCAGTGTCCGAAAACGCAAGAAGAATTACGCCAAGTCAGCGGTATCGGCGCGCGCAAGCTTGATAAATATGGCGGCTATCTGATTGAAATCCTTCGCAGTTGTGAGTCAGCAGCAGGACAGTAAACTACTTGTTTGAATATTTAGAGTTCTGTTATATACTCGAATCCCTAATTAAATTTGGGTATTTTAAAGAGAAAGGAACGATTAGAATGATGAAAAAATCAATTTTTGCTGCAACTTTATTAGTTTTCTTAGCCGCTTGTTCAAACGCCAACATGGGTGATCCCAATGCTTCGAATGCCGATTGTCAGTTTGGCGTAGGTGGCAATGGTGAATGTCTCAAAGAAGGACAAGATCCACGGCCTTATGGTGGTACCAGCAAACCTGGGCACTAACCCTAAAGTAACAAAGCATAAAATAAAAAACCGCCCGAAGTGGCGGTTTTTTATTGCTACATAATCCGATGTACACAAGACATATCGGACAACAGACACAAATTAAATTTGCTTACGGCGCGCACTGTAGCCTACCAGACCTAACCCAACCAGTAAGATCGCGTAAGTATCGGGTTCCGGAACTGGGCTGATGGTACGGGAAAAAGAAGTGACGGGATGCGAGTGTGGATATGAATGTGGCGTCAGGGAACTCACCGAAAAAACCAGTTCGCCCCGATTGAAATTAAGCCCCGCCCAATTCACATACAAATGGTTTGCATCAAAACTCAAGGTGGGTGTGCCGCTCACCGCGGTATTGGAAACCAGACTGAATGATGCAAACGGATTGATACTCGCAGATACATCACTAATTGCAAAACCATTAAATTCGGTAGGCGAAAAATTGCCGCTATGCGCAAAGGAAATCACGAATTCATCGCCGCTGAAGTCTATGGTACCGAAACCATCGACCACATTCGATATTTCCACACCGGAATTCACCAGATAATCGCCATTACCCGCCGAAGCATACGGCGTACTCAAGTTCGGAAAATAGTACTGATAATTGATCGTGTGTCCGTCAAAAACACCGGCATTAGCCATACTGGTGACTGAGCCCAAGCACAGTGCAACAGAAACCACTACCAATCGAAAATAACTTTGCATCATTTCACTCCTTTAAAATTTAACCCGCGCATCAAACAATTCACTGCTAAATCATGCTGCCTATGATGCAGTAAGCACTCTGAATTAAATAGGGAAAAGTGTCATGAAATTAATAAGATGAATGCACCGAATGTGCCCTAGTCGGTTTGTAGTTGGGATTAACCGGGAGGTGAGCGGCTGGTGTCCCGGCCGGTATCGGATTACAGCTCGGTTGAATATGGTAAGTGACTAATTTATTGCTGCAATCGTAATTACTGCGAATAGGCGATGTACCAGTATACAAGCTGCAAAATGACGGTTTATTCATCCTGGTTGACAGATCAATCTTGAACAGGACCGGCAGTTAATCCGCAAGCAGTCAAAGAAAAATCATACTTTCTGTAAAACAATACATAAAATCACCATCACAGATCACAAGAAAGTTTTAATGAAACAATCTCACCGTCATAAAAATACCCAGCTAATGTATTCAGGCAGCGCATGAACAAGCTATTGCTATTCGGCTATGGAAATCCCGGACGCGGGGACGATGCATTAGGCCCCCTGCTAGTGGAGCATATCGCTCAGTTACGACTGGCGGATGTCGCTTGCCTTGTTGACATGCAATTGCTGATTGAGCATGCTGCGGATTTAACGGGCTTTGACCGGATTATATTTGTGGATGCGGATATGTCGTGCCAGGAACCTTTTGAATTTTCAGCCGTGACTACGGAAAAAGACGGCAGTTATACCAGTCATGCCTTAACACCGGCAGCGTTGCTGTATGTTTACCAGCAAATCCATTCGCATACCGCACCGCCTGCTTTTCTACTGCGCATCCGCGGTTATCGCTTTGAATTGGGAGATTATTTAAGCATTCAAGCCAATGAAAATCTGGCTGCCGCCATATTAAAAATTCAGCAATGGTATTTACAACAACGATGAAAAAAACGGTTCCGCCATTGAAATTTTTTTGGCTTTTGTTATTGATCATACCGATTCTGATCGCATCACCCCTGGCTTTTGCGCATACCGGTGACGGACCGCATAACGGGTGGCTGCACGGATTCGCGCATCCGTTGAGCGGGCTGGACCATATGCTGGCGATGATTGCCGTCGGCTTATGGGCCGCGCAAGCGCATGGTCGTATTGTCTGGCTTTTTCCGCTGATTTTTGTCGTGGTGATGGGTTTGGGCGGTTTATTCGGCGCGATCACCCTGCCACTCGCTTTCGCGGAGCACGGCATTATGCTGTCGCTGGTGATGCTGGGTGCACTACTCGTTTGGCGCAAACATTTACCGCTCAGTGTCAGCTTGCTGTTGATCGGATTATTTGCGCTCAGTCACGGCTATGCGCATGGCAGCGAAATGCCGCCCAGTATATCGCTGCCCTCCTACGCTGGGGGTTTTATGCTGGCGACGATGCTATTGCATTTGTGCGGCATCGGCTTGGCCCTGTTGTGCAAAAAATTTGCCGGCACCCGGTGGATTCGTTTTAGCGGTATCATCATTGCCGGTTATGGCGGTTTTTTATTAATCCCGTAAGCCGCCGGATAATGAGGTAATACATGCATGAGCTATCGCTTGCCGAAAGCATCTTACAGCTCATTGAAGACGCCGCGGTTGAGCAAAAATTCACACAAGTCAAAACGGTATGGCTGGAAATCGGCCAACTGGCTTGTGTCGAGCAGGAATCGCTGCGTTTCTTTTTTGCTGTGGTAACGGAAGACAGTATCGCCCGGCAGGCCAAGCTGGAAATTATCGAAATCACTGGACAGGCGATGTGCGATCAATGCCATCAAGTTACTATGATCGCCGCCTACCATCAGGCGTGTCCACAGTGCGGCGGCTATGGGCTGAATGTCACGCAAGGCGATGGCATGCGCATCAAGGAACTGGAAGTGGAATAAAAGGAATCGATTATGTGTACAACTTGTGGTTGCGGCATTGGGCAAACGCGCATTAACGGTCAATCGATGCGGTCGCGGCATCATTCAAATACCCGGCTTCACTATCGCCCGTTGCAATCCGCGCATGATCATGCGCATGAAAAAGTAGCCGCACCCGTAACAGCCAATCACGCAGCCGATACGCTGCATTTCGGCACCGGCATCGCGGGTACGCACGCGCCCGGTATGAATCAAACGCGAATGGTGAAAATTGAGCGTGATATTC
The DNA window shown above is from Nitrosomonas sp. Is35 and carries:
- a CDS encoding membrane lipoprotein lipid attachment site-containing protein: MMKKSIFAATLLVFLAACSNANMGDPNASNADCQFGVGGNGECLKEGQDPRPYGGTSKPGH
- a CDS encoding hydrogenase maturation protease is translated as MNKLLLFGYGNPGRGDDALGPLLVEHIAQLRLADVACLVDMQLLIEHAADLTGFDRIIFVDADMSCQEPFEFSAVTTEKDGSYTSHALTPAALLYVYQQIHSHTAPPAFLLRIRGYRFELGDYLSIQANENLAAAILKIQQWYLQQR
- the hypA gene encoding hydrogenase maturation nickel metallochaperone HypA; the protein is MHELSLAESILQLIEDAAVEQKFTQVKTVWLEIGQLACVEQESLRFFFAVVTEDSIARQAKLEIIEITGQAMCDQCHQVTMIAAYHQACPQCGGYGLNVTQGDGMRIKELEVE
- a CDS encoding FxDxF family PEP-CTERM protein → MMQSYFRLVVVSVALCLGSVTSMANAGVFDGHTINYQYYFPNLSTPYASAGNGDYLVNSGVEISNVVDGFGTIDFSGDEFVISFAHSGNFSPTEFNGFAISDVSASINPFASFSLVSNTAVSGTPTLSFDANHLYVNWAGLNFNRGELVFSVSSLTPHSYPHSHPVTSFSRTISPVPEPDTYAILLVGLGLVGYSARRKQI
- the recQ gene encoding DNA helicase RecQ → MSNALTILKEVFGYPAFRGQQAEVIEHLASGGDCLVLMPTGGGKSLCYQIPALLRDGVAIVVSPLIALMQNQVASLHELGVRAAVLNSSLSQQAAAEVEQKLLAGEYDLLYVAPERLLTARFLNLIARIPVALFAIDEAHCVSQWGHDFRPEYIQLSVLHERFPDVPRIALTATADMDTRKEIIERLGLDEARIFVSSFDRPNIRYQIIDKTNSRAQLLTFLRTEHPGDAGIVYCLSRKKAEETAAWLTAQGLRAVAYHAGMSMQERSLNQERFLREEGIVMVATIAFGMGIDKPDVRFVAHLDLPKSIEGYYQETGRAGRDGQAANAWMVYGLGDVIQQRRMIEESDAQLKFKQVAARKLEAMLSLCETTTCRRLRMLSYFGETTDDMTACGNCDVCLNPPQVWDATVEVQKALSCVYRAGQNFGTGHLIDILRGNLTERVKEWHHDRLTTFGIGKELPEKTWRAVFRQIIALGLLSADSVSHGALHLTEASRAVLKGQQAVQLRLQTQAGRAFEKRQSGDLMLLDATERYLWEQLRAWRAKMAKEHGVPAYVIFHDATLRELARQCPKTQEELRQVSGIGARKLDKYGGYLIEILRSCESAAGQ
- a CDS encoding HupE/UreJ family protein; its protein translation is MIIPILIASPLAFAHTGDGPHNGWLHGFAHPLSGLDHMLAMIAVGLWAAQAHGRIVWLFPLIFVVVMGLGGLFGAITLPLAFAEHGIMLSLVMLGALLVWRKHLPLSVSLLLIGLFALSHGYAHGSEMPPSISLPSYAGGFMLATMLLHLCGIGLALLCKKFAGTRWIRFSGIIIAGYGGFLLIP